TTACAGACTATTAAGCTCGGATAAGGAATATTTGAGATGTACTGTTCAAGGTTTTTACTACAAACCGAATCCAAAGAAACCCAGTCATTTCTATGCTTGGGCTGATGTAGAGGACTTTTTCTTCTCGCGAATTCGAGGGAAGTATCGGGATTCCTATCGGATTGAAGTCTGTTTTAAGAACAAGGAAAATGTGAAAAAACCATCGTTTCTAACTCTACTGAAGAGAAGGTGTCTCCCTTTTCATCCGTCAGCAGATTTGATCATCCCGATCTTTCTATTAGATGTAGGACTTCCTGAAAGGGTCTATGAGGCCATGAAGTACTATGAAAGAGAATGGCGTATCGAACAAAATCGTCAAGCAAGAAAAGAGGCAAAACAAGCTTCGAAAAGCAAATCTTCCAAACCGTCATAGTCTGTCTTTACTTAAAGTAGAATAATCAAAAAAGCCCTATCCACTGGATAGGGTTACTCTTTGTCCTCTTTTTTTGTTTCCTGGTGGAAGATATTTTGCCAAGTTTCATGGCGACGCCAGATACTGGTGTGGACGATGCCATCTAGCTCATAGCAAATGAGCTTGGTTTTCTGACTGATGGAGGTAATCTGAATGTCCTTAATCGCAGCATTAAGTTCTTTTTCAGACTTATAAGCCTCTTTATCCATCTGCTCTCCATCTTGACGGATATAGATAAAGTCCTCAGCAAGGAGTTCTTCTAATTGATTGCCTTGGTCAATCAATTGCTCGCGCATGAGTAGTTTTTTATAGACATTGTCCAAAATTTCGTCCTCAGGTATAGGAGCAGGTTCGATGTGGATATCAGTATCAAAAACACCAAATCGTTCTTCTAGCATAGACTCAACCTGGTCCGCAATTTCATGACTTTCATAGACTGATAGATCGGGATTCATCTCCAGCGTGATATCAAGGTAGATATTGCTACCGTAGGTGCGCCCTCTTTGGGACTTAACCTTACTAATCTTTGGAATCTCCATGATGGCCTTCTGATAATCTTCCAGCAGACGGTCGTCAAAACCATCTGAAAGACTAAAGGAAGACTCGATAAAGATATCATAGGCTGTCTTTAAGATAAAGAAGGTGATGATGATAGCGACCAATTTATCCACGATTGGATAATTAAAACTGCTGGCTAGGATGGCAATGGAAGTCCCAAGTGAGGTAACAGCATCGGAAAGATTGTCCTTGGCGGCAGCCTTGAGCGCCTTGGACTTGGATTTCTTACTGAGGCGAGTATTATAGAGATAAACTGCGAACATGACTGACGCAGAGACGACTCCGAGAGTTGCACCCAGAGGGTCGATAACCGTCTGTTCCCGACTGAGAATTTTTTGAATGGTGTCCCGAAGAACATCAAAGCCAACGTAGAACATGATGATGGAAGTAATCAAACTAGCCAAATCTTCAATCTTCCAGTGACCGAAACGATGATCACGGTCTGCAGGCTGACGTGCCATACGAATACCGATCAGAAGAGCAACATTTCCGATAATATCGGATACGTTGTTGAAACCATCTGCCACCAAACTGGAAGAATGCAGGAGGTGACCAGTCGCTAATTTTGCCGTAGACAAGAGGAGGTAAGTCGAAATGCTGATAATGGCTCCACGTTCTGCCAATTTGAGATTTGACATGGATTGCTTCATCGGGCTTCCTTTCTAGTCATATAGTATTCTTACATTATACTGGTTTTCAAAGGAAAATTCAAATTTAGTCTTGTTTCATCGGATTTTAATTCTTGAAAATTATTCAAATTTTGATATAATAGTACTACTCAAGGGAGTAGCTGGCAGAAACCTGTGATAGTGTCGTCATTCCGAATTTTATACTGCAAAGTATTCTTTCCGGCGCTATCTTAAACAGCGAGACTTGTTATGATTAACAGGTCTCTTTTTGTTTGTCATAAAACCAAAAGAGAGCTTGTTTTGCACACAAAGTCAAGGAGGAGACATATGTCAAAAGAACAAAAACGCCAAGCGTTTTATACTCAAAGTCCCGAAGAAGTCTTGAAGTCGGTTGAAGCAACTGAGCAAGGCCTTTCGTCAAGCGAAGCGCAGAAACGCCTAGCTGAATATGGGCGCAATGAACTCGAAGAGGGTGAGAAAAAATCTCTCTTGGTTAAATTCATCGAACAGTTTAAGGATTTGATGATTATTATTTTGGTTGCTGCAGCCATCTTGTCTGTCATAACTTCTGGTGGGGAAGATATTGCAGATGCCATCATTATTCTAGCCGTTGTTATCATCAACGCAGCCTTTGGTGTTTACCAAGAAGGAAAAGCGGAAGAAGCCATCGAAGCCCTCAAATCGATGTCTAGTCCAGCTGCGCGCGTTCTTCGTGATGGGCATATGGCTGAGATTGATTCCAAAGAATTGGTGCCTGGAGATATCGTTGCCCTTGAAGCAGGTGACGTTGTACCAGCAGACCTACGTTTGCTAGAAGCCAACTCTCTTAAAATCGAAGAAGCAGCCCTAACAGGTGAGTCTGTTCCAGTCGAAAAAGACTTGACTGTCGAGCTCTCTGCAGATGCTGGTATTGGTGACCGTGTCAATATGGCCTTCCAAAACTCAAATGTGACTTATGGTCGTGGTCTTGGTGTTGTTGTCAATACAGGTATGTACACGGAAGTTGGTCATATCGCTGGCATGCTCCAAGATGCGGATGAGACGGATACACCACTCAAACAAAACTTGAACAACCTTTCTAAGGTCTTGACCTATGCAATTTTGGTCATTGCCCTTGTTACTTTTGTAGTCGGAGTCTTCATTCAAGGTAAAAATCCACTTGG
This genomic stretch from Streptococcus sp. 1643 harbors:
- the mntE gene encoding CDF family manganese efflux transporter MntE, with protein sequence MKQSMSNLKLAERGAIISISTYLLLSTAKLATGHLLHSSSLVADGFNNVSDIIGNVALLIGIRMARQPADRDHRFGHWKIEDLASLITSIIMFYVGFDVLRDTIQKILSREQTVIDPLGATLGVVSASVMFAVYLYNTRLSKKSKSKALKAAAKDNLSDAVTSLGTSIAILASSFNYPIVDKLVAIIITFFILKTAYDIFIESSFSLSDGFDDRLLEDYQKAIMEIPKISKVKSQRGRTYGSNIYLDITLEMNPDLSVYESHEIADQVESMLEERFGVFDTDIHIEPAPIPEDEILDNVYKKLLMREQLIDQGNQLEELLAEDFIYIRQDGEQMDKEAYKSEKELNAAIKDIQITSISQKTKLICYELDGIVHTSIWRRHETWQNIFHQETKKEDKE